The DNA region AACGAAGTTTTAATTCTTCACACCAAAGCTAAGGAAATCGTTTTAAAAAACTTGGATTTTGAAAAATTTAAAGCCTTCAGCAGTGTTTTTGAAGGTTTGAAAGAGAGCAGTCAATGAGAACTTTTTGCTACGTTGCCTCACCTTATGCGAGTGTCAGGCGAGCACTAGAGCCGATGGATTGGGTCAGTATTGTAAGGGGCTACGCACTCAAAGGAGCCAGACACGCCAAGATGATGGGTTTTATCCCCATATCCCCGATTCTGTGCTTTGATGGGGTGTATAACGAAGAGAGCGAACGCTTGGAAGTCTTGGCAGACGGGTTGGAATTTTTAAGAAACTGCCAGAGCATCATAGAAATTAAAACTCCCTATTCAAATAATTCTGAGGGAATGAAAAAAGAGTTGGCTCTAGCAAAGAGTCTAGGGCTTTCGCATTATTGCATTGAAATCAAATAAAAAATAAATAAAAACAAGGAGTAAAAAAAATGAATATCAAGAATTATGACGATGTCGATATGGCGTTAAAAAGAGTTTGTGAGTGTGAGGTGGGCATCGCTCAAATTGAAGGTGAAGTGACTCTGAAGTGCAATCAGATCAAAGAAGAGGCAAAACCCCAAATCACTGAGTTGCAAAACGAACGCAACTTCTTAGAGCAAGAGATTGAAAATTTCTGTAGCGCTAACAAGGCTGATTTTGCAGAAAAAAGAAGCAAAGATTTGGTCTTTGGAACGATTGGGTATCGACTTTCAAAAAGCGTGAGTCTGCCAAGAGCGAAAGCAAAGATAGAGAGCTTGATTGGAGCGATTAAGAAATTTGGTTTTAAGGACTGCATTGTGTATGAAGAAAAGCCCAACAAAGAAGCCTTGTGCGAACTTGATGACAGCGCTTTGGTGAAGCTAGGAATCACAAGAGTTGTCAAAGATAACTTTAGGGTTGAGCCTAAGATTGAAAGTTTGCAGAGCGTCTCTTAAGAGATTCTCTGAGCGTTTAATTCTTTTTGAAAGTCGTTTAAAGATTCTTTAAAGGGCTTTGAAACAGGGTTTAAAAGTTTTAAAAAGGGTATGAGGCTTCGCCTTATTAGAGGGGATAAAGGCTTGTAAAAGCCAAAGCCTCTAAAAACAAACTCTACAAGGGCAGATATTTAAAAGGAGCAAAAATGACAAAAAAACAAGCGTTTTTAAGAAAGCAACTGATTATAAAAATCCATACCCACCCCCGATACAAAGAAATCAAAGCAAACGGGGCTTGGGAAGATTGGCTCTATCTGCGTTATAATGAAAAAAGCTCCGCCCTCCTTTCTATCACTGAACTTCAAGAGGTTGTTTCTATCCTTGATGACATCGGCAGAGATAGAGACTTTGCTCTAATCGACCCTGATAGAAAACTCTATGTTAGAAAGACTGCTCTTTCTTACGCCCAAAAACAAAAGATAAAAAGACTGCAAGAAGAGTTAGGTTGGAGTGGTGAAGATTTGAGCGGGTTCATTCAAAGACAAATTAAAGCCTCTAGAAAAGTCCCTGACCTCACCTCCAAAGAAGCCACTAAAGTGATTACAGGGCTAGAGCGCACGCTGAGCTACAATCTCAAGCAACTCAAAAGCTCTGAAATCTACAGCAGAGCTTTTAAAACAGCAAATAATCCAAATTACAAACAATAAAAGAGGTCACAATGACAAAGCACAAGCTGCACAAGATTTGCGAAGATTATAAAGCGGGGATGAGCTTTGAGAAGATCTGCAAGAAATATGGAGGATTAAGAGTCTATATCCCTCAAGTCATTCCTGATGTGAGGGAGCGAATCACTGAGGAATTTAACGGCTATAATTATGAACTTTTAGCGACTAAATTCAACCTCTCTGTAGAGAAAGTCAGAGAGATCATTCGAGAGCACAAAAGAAAACAACAAGAACTTCCCTTGTTTGCAGAAAAACCAGCAAAAGACTCGAAAACAGAGAGTTCAAATGATTAAAAATATCAACGGCAGACTCAAAAAAATCAATACAGATACCACCCCATTATTCTTCAAAACCCCCGCTCAAGTCTTGCGCAAAAAGACAGGGGAGGCAAGCGGCATAGACCTACTTGGCGAAGAGTTAGCCTTGAGGGCTGCTCTAAAGAATTACGTTAAAAAAAGCTTGGGCGAGGAATTGGCTAGACACGTTACCTACTGCTCTATCAAGAATAATACGCTCTTTATTGTCTTGAACCATATCTCTGCTCTCAGTCTTTATAGACTCAAAGAAAAAGAACTCTTAGATAATCTAAGAAAATGGTATAGGGATCTTAAGAAAGAAGCCCCTAAGGCTTATTGGACAAGAGTGAAAGTCCAGCTAGAAAATGATTTTAAGATATTCTCCAAAAAGCCGC from Helicobacter sp. 12S02232-10 includes:
- a CDS encoding host-nuclease inhibitor Gam family protein; translation: MNIKNYDDVDMALKRVCECEVGIAQIEGEVTLKCNQIKEEAKPQITELQNERNFLEQEIENFCSANKADFAEKRSKDLVFGTIGYRLSKSVSLPRAKAKIESLIGAIKKFGFKDCIVYEEKPNKEALCELDDSALVKLGITRVVKDNFRVEPKIESLQSVS
- a CDS encoding phage protein GemA/Gp16 family protein — encoded protein: MTKKQAFLRKQLIIKIHTHPRYKEIKANGAWEDWLYLRYNEKSSALLSITELQEVVSILDDIGRDRDFALIDPDRKLYVRKTALSYAQKQKIKRLQEELGWSGEDLSGFIQRQIKASRKVPDLTSKEATKVITGLERTLSYNLKQLKSSEIYSRAFKTANNPNYKQ
- a CDS encoding DciA family protein, whose amino-acid sequence is MIKNINGRLKKINTDTTPLFFKTPAQVLRKKTGEASGIDLLGEELALRAALKNYVKKSLGEELARHVTYCSIKNNTLFIVLNHISALSLYRLKEKELLDNLRKWYRDLKKEAPKAYWTRVKVQLENDFKIFSKKPPLIEENTFEEVSSGEFEIECQDPKLRESFERIRKSIKANINKNHDKSPESTNGSEVVVMGELGIFED
- a CDS encoding Mor transcription activator family protein, with protein sequence MTKHKLHKICEDYKAGMSFEKICKKYGGLRVYIPQVIPDVRERITEEFNGYNYELLATKFNLSVEKVREIIREHKRKQQELPLFAEKPAKDSKTESSND